The following DNA comes from Triplophysa dalaica isolate WHDGS20190420 chromosome 10, ASM1584641v1, whole genome shotgun sequence.
tacattttcttattcACACAGACACTTGAAGCATGTgaacacaattacaaaaaacaaagtttagtaaaaaatgttattgaagTTGTACAGAGAGGGAAAGAAAAGTATACGCTCAAGGGTCTAATCTGATAACTGAATGGTTGTTGAATCAAAAAAACGCATCTTAAATCAACTTTGTACCGTTTCAAAACAATTTAAGTTTTATGGATATGAACACCGGTTTGGTGTGAACTTTCTATTTGATGTAAATCCTTTATTGTATTCGTTTACATTAACTGTTATTTCAATTTTCTTTGGGAAAGTTGTAAATGTTATTATCTTGGTACAGGTCTTGccttaaaaacttttattaatgtaCACAAATTAAATTTGACAAATTATCCTGTAATTGATAGTATCTCTTACTAGTGTTTATCTGGTAGctgtaacattttaaagcttGTCTATTGCAGGGTTTCGAACCAGCCAAAaagaacataaacaacacataTCAACATCACAAAGCTAAAACTCTAAAACCAAGCACATAAAATACTTTCGAATGATTTCAAAGCAATAAAACCCATACAAATTTGAATAAACACTCAAGTACTGAATACCTATTTAAACCATCATcaaattcaaacacacacatgcgtaCAAGCAGAAAGCAGCACATGTGTCATTGCGCACACTTTCACGGGATACTCACAGTCTCTCTGTGTTCTTTGGTATATTTCGAGGCACGTTCTTGAAGGCAAGTCCATGGCAGTCCACAGTGGTCCCCGTACAGGAGCAGTGCGGCGGACACGCTTCAGACTGACCTGCGAGAACCAGGGCACCCAACGCACCCCAAATCCACAAACCAGCCCAAACCATCATCTCCAAACCAGAGCCCACAGACGTAGAGTTTCTATAAACCTCAACTCTCTAACAGCTGGACACTCAACTAAACGTCCCAACGTACACTATTATATATAAAGCATAAGTTAAAACACTCTGATATGAAATTTAAGAGCGGAAGTAAAGATCTTCTCTGGATGTTTTCTTATCCGCCGGCTGGTTTTGCTCTTGTCTTTGTGCGGTGGTTCTTCCACAGTCTGTTTTTACAGTCCCCTCTCCATTTCTTTCCTCTTGGGAAGAGCTCTGAAAGAAGGAGTCGGTGAATTCTCCCACACGCGTCCTCCCTCATTCACATATAGGAATCATCCATCAAAGCATCTACAAATCACAATGTCTGACTCCTCCCAGTCAATATTACACCCTCCAACGGTTTCtaacggacacacacacactcacatctcTTCCAGTCTCAGTAATGGGAGTCCTGCGGTCGACAGAGCGGGGATGCCCACGGTGCGGCTCTCTCATGCAGGCAGTGGAATTGAATGAGAGGAAGAAGGAGGTAGAGGAAGATGTATAAACATAACAATGTCTAACATTACATATCATATCTGATTTAGGTGCTTAATATAACTGGGACATACAGGAGATGTTAAGAAATGTTATTAATAGCCTACTTTGTGACATTCTTCTTCTAATCAGTTTATACTTTATTATAGAGAACCGAATTGAGGTCTTTGTGTGTCTGAGTCTGAAGACTCTGAAAAGTGAATGTGCTAAAAGTAAGAGTCATGTTTATAATCCACTtttcatatacagtaaattatatatatatatatatattgatttgacaatttatacacatttgCACATGTAATAATAACTCGTTTCACTTTATACAATTAATGTACGAGGTAAATGAAATGTGGAGATGAAGCTGCAGCATTACGTTCACGTCCGATCACGGTGAATCAAAGATTTTGTTCCGTGTATACAGCGCTGGACGTCACAACCAATCATAGACAACGCAGGAACGTAATAACCAATCAGAAGTTTAGATGAGTCACCGGCGCAGAAGAGTTTTGTTGCTGCTCGTTCACAGGACAGCAGTTACACCAATTTACAGTTTTATAACGGGAATTTTATGCAGTCCGTTTCATAACGCgagatttcattaaaatatgaagTGAATGACTGTCTTtcgcttgccttctgtttattCACAGATTTAATAGACGTTTCCTTTTCATACTACTAAAATGTGAAGATTTACTAACGCAAAAACTGCAGAATATTCACTCATAAACAGTTTGTCTGCCTAACCAGAATATGACATGCAAAACGATTTTAATGTATAATCATAACTATAATAACAAAACCATTAAtactgtttgttgttgttgttatttagaTCTTGCAGAgcctgttttttatatttcttacgTGATCACGTGCTTTTCTGACTCAAGACATCAGCAtcagccttaaagggacagttcacacaaaaatgaaaattctgtcatcgtttaatCACCCCCAGATTGTTCCAaccctgtataaatgtctttgttttgctaaacacaaaggaatgtatttggaagaatgttagtaaccaaacagatctcatcccccatttaccgCCAAAAAAGGGACAATAAATACTATGGGTGTCAATTGGGGACGAGATCTGATTGTTTTTGTcgtttttatcatttatgtttaatgtataaatTGCACATcaaattacaattaaattagATTAATCTTACATTATCTAATATTGGTGTAAATAGGGCACATTTGACCTGCAGTAAACAGTAATAAACCAGCTCATGCTGCTGCAGTTTAAAGACGGCATTTATTGATGTTGATAACATCTTActtcagttttttattattcttatcGATTAAAACAACATTGAATATAATTAGTTAaagacaatatatatataagacaaTGCATATAAACCTTTACCAACCTTTTGATAAAACTTGATTTTCAGAACTTGATAATTCTAAGAAAACATTGTGTAACGCAATGAACAATAAGTAGCGGCagtattaatattcatgaggatATTCCCTCTGCGTAGCAGAATTTGCTAAAGCGTAGAAATTCATAAACTGCATGAAAAAAATCCACGGGATAATTGAAgtcatattttcttatttacatGCCTATTAAActtacatattatttattttcttataggCCTATTTATTTTACACGTATTTGGTTTAGCTAAGAAACAGATGAGAAATAACCAAATTCCggtttactacagttaaaaccaAATACCAGGCTAGTGTAGTAAACCATGATTACCACAAAATTAACATGGTTTTGAtacaaaaactgtttttttgtttcataacaCGATGGACGAAAATGCTGTCAAAAAAAACTCACACCATTGAGGTCGATGTCTCGTCAGTTGAGCTGCTGCGGCCTCTAGTGGACAGAACATGAACTGCTTTTTATCTTCATACTCATATATTTGACAAAACAACACACTTTCACTAGTTTCCTGGTAaaggttttaataaaaaagcgCCAATTGCAGTATAGCAGATAACATACAAATGTTTCACAGATGAAATAAATCAGGATATTACAAATCTATTCATAAAAACTGCACTCCTAACCAAGCAACATAAGGAACAGAAAGGCCTTTAAATACGACAATgcacatttgtaacatttttttaagattcaCTAGGCCAAATCAATGAATATCCCATTGTGTGTTGCTGAACCATTAGATGCAAACCTGCTTAACTCGCACATGGTACCGTCTGTACAAAAGATCACACACTCACCAGTACTTATAAAAAAACACCCCACACTTATACAAAATTCACACTTACAATTTGACTAACAAAACTGTTGCGAAGCCGGGCACCCAAAATTCAAACATAAAAGAGAAATCAAAGGACATTCACTTTATGTTTTTAAGGCTAATTCATACAAATCCAACAAACACGACAGTCAACAAAGGTTATTCATTCAAAACGAGACTGTGCGTTGGATTAGCCATTCCTTTGTAGAAAAATCGGAGAAACGTTTATGAATAGTCTCGTCTACactattttactatttatagtgattttgtaattatattacaatgacaggaagtgacatcacagcATGACAACACTGCTCCCTGAGGAACAAGACTTCACAGGAAACATCACGCTTGAAGCCAAACCAGCAACAACCAACCAATCATTCCCGTCCTAACATCCTTTCAGTCCTATTGGTCCAACCACCAGCATACTCGCATGCGACACGCCCACTAAACACAAAGACCACTTTTTCCTTCTCATAATTTTCTCTCTATGTGTAACATACAGTGTAATAAAACTGACTCGACTCACTCAACACCGACCTTTAACAAATATAACCCAATCCCGTACCATCACAATTCCAACATGCCAAAACCTTCTGAACGTCCACTGAAAGATGCCCGaaacacttgaaataaaatgtaaactgttAGAAACACGTCTCCATTACCCAATATAACAATGGAGTATGAACAGCAACAAATAAAAGAGAGATGCCTATGATCTCAAAGCACCATAAAAACAACACTGTGTTTATGGTAAATCACATTTAAGCAACTGTTCCAGCATCACATCACATTTTgagaacattttataaaatcgCTTTCTACACTCACAGCGTTAAAACCAGTATCtatatgtaaacaaacatcaacTCTTTTGTAAATAATATCAATACATATTTGTGACGAAATGTAGTCTATTATTCTATTATGTTGGTTTACAGTGTAAACTGAATTTAATGCACGTTAACGTATGGCCCAGATATAAGCGAACGTATTTCTacacaattatatatatttacacaaataaacattgcaaatataaacaagttCCTTAGCTTGTGTTATCATGGGTCGGTTTAAACTACCCAGTGAAACTGACTAGTGGTTTACCCCTGCAAACCTGATGTAACAGTTTTAAGCTCTGTAAGGATAAGTCCTGACGTTTAGTAAGTTAAAACAATACAGaagataaaaagaaataaatacaattattaaaaataaagattctatCTTCTCCAGTTGTCTAACTTGACGGCTTCTACGCAGGCAGAATTCACACTGTAAATGAAGACGGAGTGCCCTAGAAAATAAgaagttttattattatttttgcactGGCAAATGCTTAAGCTTGGTTTATAAACTGGTTCTTACCTGAATAGTTTAGATCAGCTCACTGGCTCACAGTTCACATTCTCCTTCCCTGAACCTGCAGAACATCCAGCTGTAGATGTCGGGGACACATGGCGACCCCTTCTGTCCCCCGGCTGACCACCCAGAACTTTCCTCTGTATTTGCAGACAGCAACATTGATTACATTATGCAACTAATAGTTCAGTGTTAAGGCCTGTACAAATCAAGACTGATGACTATAAagataaatataacaataactATATTAGGACATTAACCTTTGCTCACTGCagtacacattttaaatgtgcatgCCTTTTAAATTTGCTTTTCTGTCAATGTTTCATCATTCATCAACTAAATAAAAACGCTAATAAATGGTTCCTCTTTTTCTATCTTGTTAAAGTTGCGGTGTGGATGCCACCATTCTCTTGAATTTgtaatgatttttaaaacaataaaagcatttatgTATACACAGTGTGAAAAGTATTAGTTTCGCCCTGACTTCTTTATAGTTCTTGAACAATTCTGTGGTGCTAATTATTGTggaattatgttattttaattactttatatcagtatattgcaaataaaaaaaagaaaatgttcacaTATTTCACTGTCTGAAAATTCTAGAAATTTCTGTAGCGCAGGGACGGTTAGATGAAGTGATGATGGGTGACTACGTCTGGAACTTGGTTAGTTAGGACTGTATCAgttataaaagaataaaaaaacatcaaatgtaaacatttgtagTTTGAGACGgctcatttttaaaaactgttatgttaaactgttgtttggAGCTCAGTGTTATTCCAGTACCTTGTCGAATAATACCGAAAAGTATAAATGTGTACAACATTTTGTGAATACAGatggtgtgatttttttattcagaatggtaaacatcataaagaaacagcaaaaatgaaagcaaaactttttaaatttgttaaatTGTGTAAGGTATTAtgaaagtagttttaatgtattaataattATGCTTTGTAATGCACCTTATCGTGCCTTGTAAAGTGTTAATAGTTTATAGTAACCAAAGTTAATATATTACAACACAATTATCAATTAATTGCTACACAATGCAGTTTAAATTaggttataattctttaaaaaaatattataaagcaaattatgaacaattataatgcatcatacccTTTAATAACCCTAAAGTATATACAGCATTAAACATAACGACTTTAAGTAAAGTcagttttttatcattattgttCTTGGTGTGAACTGTTTTTAATTTCCTCTGTGCCCAAAAAGACATTATTTTGACCATTTTCACACTCTCTCTTTACCCTTCAGATTAAGTTGCCTTTTATTTAATGCTGCTCTATCCCTTTCACTAACTTGTTAACACCTTCTGCTTAGAAGGCAAACCTCTTTACATGTGAAAATAGTCAATGCTGCATCAACCTATGTAAATTATCGTAACTAACTAAATAACAAACCGTATTGTCCAGCACTTGTAAAGATGTCAGTATGTCATATAATTCCATATTAACGCTAAGAAACTGCTGACCTTGATGAGACCCCCGAAGGATCGAGAGCGAGCGTGTCTTTTACTAGTAGGAGTTGTGTTCTCATTGACTGGAGTCCCTGGGGTGGACTGCTTGCCAAGCTGAAATCATCAACATAAGAGTTTCAgcaaaaagtgtattttaattatattacacataaacattaaaaagtagtttagattttttattttaataagtggtaataataaatactaaatatatatatatatatatatatatatatatatatatattttatttaacatattgtatattgcattattattaCCAATTTAAGTGAATGTATTATACCATATTTAGGTACAGACCTGTCTGATAAGCTTTTTCTTCTTTGCTGAATTTGGCACGTTATCAGTGACATGTTGATAAAGCTCTCTCAGAGCCTCTTCTGTGTGATGCTCAGAATCTAAAGGCACTTTTGCACCACTCCTCTTACACGCCTGTGTGAACGGAGAACCGCTGACTGACAACAACTCCAAATCATCCTGTACAACAACAGAGGACAGATAACGTACACCTTTAAATATCTGTAACTAAATGCATGCAATACAGTAAAGCAAAACAGCACAGACCTTGGAGTGAATGATTTTGGAGTTGGCGAACTGCAGTCGGGCATGTTCTCTTAGATAACCTGGTGCCTTTACAAAGAAATGGGACAACAGGTACAGCTTTCAATTGGCAATGAGGTAAAATGTACTACAATCTCCTGTAgatcctatcaattattaaaatgtacataactATTGCAAATATGACAATACCATTTGTTTTCCTTAACGCTTAAAGTCCCCCTGTGGTCAATAATTTGATCCCTTAAAACTCATCTTTGACCATGTTTAAACGTTTCGTTCTctgaacatattttttcttgCCTTTAAAAAGCAGGAATGTAACAACACATCTCAGCTTCATTTAGTATAAGCAGACATATGAATATGCACATTAGCCCCGCCTCCTCTTAAACGCAAAAGGCAGTTCAGACGTATTCATTTTAGCCCGAATCTATGCACCATCTATGCATATTTATGCCTCAAATGGCTGATTCAAAGGAGTCAAATGAGTTATTGTGGTTGGTTACAGGTTTATGACGTCATTAACATGGCAGTTTCAAACTGCATATCTttggtaaactgcagttttatggaGAACATACTTAGCAATGGATTAAAATTATCGATTTGcacatggtttaaaaaaacaccacatgAACATATAAACCAAGTTTTAAGGTGTTAAAAAGTACCCGAAAGATCTTCTGTGAATGTTTGATGAGAAAAGCCATGCCGCTGTTCAGCTTCTTCAGATTCTCCTGAAGGTCACTGGCATTCATCTAAAGAAAGTGGCAAACTTAATGGTGACGGACAAAaccattaaattattttctgcTTCACTTCGGTTTTTCAGCAAAAACACTTTAAACTTGGATGTAAAAGTGCGTACATTCTTGGGCCAGATGACGTGTGGGGCGAACATGAGGGCGAGGTTGTGTGCAGACATCTTGTTTTTGTCCTGTTGTTTGGCggtgtggtacagcaggtccaGCAGCAGTTTCAGGAGGGTGCGATTGGCTGTGGGCAGCAGCATCAGCAGAAGCTGTAACGCCTCGATCTGACGCTCCTTATCTGGCAAGCTCGTCTTATTGCCCTGATCGTCAAACATTGTCAGTTCTGCCAGGAAACATAACACAATGTCATGGACTGATAAAATAATAGTATAAACCAACACATTATTACTACTCAcagatttacaaaataaaagcaaacatttgaTGTTATCAGGTTGCGGTATATGAAAGCCACACTTCTAAATGAAGGAAGACATCGTGTTGTTTGAGTAAATGGACAGACCTGTAATTTTCAGGTGGGCGTATAAGTGACGATGGGTGAGCAGGGGCTCGGGCAGGTCTC
Coding sequences within:
- the arhgap19 gene encoding rho GTPase-activating protein 19 is translated as MAAEKDTDVNKRDRRGTVCNVVISQGTETGRGGDCGPPIIFNPDFFVEKLRHERPEAFTELVLSNITRLIDLPGAEFSQLQGDEEPKTPTSTAAGGFFRSFNFLKRKDKGVVFGMPLTEEGIAQIYQLIMYLIKNLHVEGLFRVPGNSLRQQILREQLNSGADINFASGDFHPNDVATLLKTFLGDLPEPLLTHRHLYAHLKITELTMFDDQGNKTSLPDKERQIEALQLLLMLLPTANRTLLKLLLDLLYHTAKQQDKNKMSAHNLALMFAPHVIWPKNMNASDLQENLKKLNSGMAFLIKHSQKIFRAPGYLREHARLQFANSKIIHSKDDLELLSVSGSPFTQACKRSGAKVPLDSEHHTEEALRELYQHVTDNVPNSAKKKKLIRQLGKQSTPGTPVNENTTPTSKRHARSRSFGGLIKRKVLGGQPGDRRGRHVSPTSTAGCSAGSGKENVNCEPVS